One genomic segment of Rhizobium gallicum bv. gallicum R602sp includes these proteins:
- a CDS encoding bleomycin resistance protein, whose product MSGDPDRTEVLPVLPSLDIAATLAFYRDELGFAQIVHQTPDYLIVRRDEMELHFWRTDDASLPEKTSIYLRGGGIGALHAEYRAKGVRRLTDMQVRPWNMEEFYIHDPHGNLLRFGRVPQR is encoded by the coding sequence ATGAGCGGCGATCCGGACCGTACCGAAGTTCTGCCGGTCCTGCCGTCGCTCGATATCGCCGCGACGCTTGCCTTTTATCGCGACGAACTCGGCTTTGCGCAGATCGTGCACCAAACGCCTGACTATCTGATCGTCAGGCGCGATGAGATGGAGCTGCATTTCTGGCGCACCGACGATGCCAGCCTGCCGGAGAAGACGTCGATCTACCTGCGTGGCGGGGGCATTGGGGCGCTCCATGCGGAATATCGCGCGAAGGGCGTCAGGCGTCTGACGGATATGCAAGTGCGGCCCTGGAACATGGAGGAATTCTACATCCATGATCCGCACGGCAACCTGCTGCGCTTCGGCCGGGTGCCGCAGCGCTAA
- a CDS encoding antibiotic biosynthesis monooxygenase family protein: MYIAMNRFKVATGAEADFENVWRNRDSSLAQVPGFVEFRLLRGKTDAEEGYTLFSSHTVWQSEEDFQNWTKSENFRAAHRNAGDHKIMYKGPPVFEGFNVVEGI; the protein is encoded by the coding sequence ATGTATATTGCGATGAACCGCTTCAAGGTCGCAACCGGCGCCGAGGCAGATTTCGAAAATGTCTGGCGCAACCGCGACTCCAGTCTGGCGCAGGTGCCCGGCTTCGTCGAGTTCCGTCTGCTGCGCGGCAAGACGGATGCGGAGGAGGGCTATACACTGTTCTCGTCGCACACGGTCTGGCAGAGCGAAGAGGATTTCCAGAACTGGACGAAATCCGAGAACTTCCGCGCGGCGCACCGCAATGCGGGTGACCATAAGATCATGTACAAGGGGCCGCCGGTATTCGAAGGTTTCAACGTCGTGGAAGGCATATGA
- a CDS encoding TetR/AcrR family transcriptional regulator, with protein sequence MSTAHHRKKQPVLVRRQLLDVAARLATEQGMASVTLDAVSGASGISKGGLLHHFPTKNALLDALFDSLLERFDQELDELMRADPVPQGRFTRAYLFVCADISKRTDDSRHWTQVTIAMLAEPRLRQRWREWVRERADEYVGTDSSIDAQIVRFAADGLWLADATESNLISPAERSALVARLTELTAR encoded by the coding sequence ATGTCAACCGCTCATCATCGCAAGAAACAGCCTGTTCTCGTGCGCCGGCAATTGCTGGATGTCGCCGCACGCCTTGCGACGGAGCAGGGCATGGCGTCGGTGACGCTTGATGCCGTCTCCGGCGCATCCGGCATCAGCAAGGGCGGTTTGCTGCACCATTTCCCGACCAAGAACGCGCTGCTGGATGCGTTGTTCGACAGTCTGCTCGAGCGCTTCGATCAGGAACTCGATGAACTGATGCGCGCCGATCCGGTACCGCAAGGGCGCTTCACGCGCGCCTATCTTTTCGTTTGCGCCGACATCAGCAAAAGGACGGATGACTCCCGTCACTGGACGCAGGTGACGATTGCAATGCTGGCTGAGCCGCGACTGCGCCAGCGTTGGCGGGAATGGGTGCGGGAGCGGGCGGATGAATACGTCGGCACCGATTCGTCGATCGACGCTCAGATCGTGCGCTTTGCTGCGGACGGTCTCTGGCTTGCCGACGCGACGGAAAGCAACCTGATCAGTCCTGCCGAACGCAGCGCGCTGGTTGCCCGACTTACCGAACTCACAGCGCGCTAA
- a CDS encoding SMR family transporter has translation MSPAAVYALLFAAIILEVIGTTALQLSQQLTRFWPSVLLVVCYTAAFYVLSLTLKVIPVGIAYAIWSALGIVLISVVGFVYFKQRLDLPAVIGLGLIITGVLVVNLFSKSISH, from the coding sequence ATGAGCCCGGCTGCCGTCTACGCGCTGCTTTTTGCCGCAATCATCCTGGAAGTGATCGGCACGACCGCCCTGCAGCTCTCGCAGCAGCTCACGCGTTTCTGGCCGAGCGTACTTCTCGTCGTCTGTTACACGGCTGCCTTCTACGTCCTGTCGCTCACTTTGAAGGTGATCCCGGTCGGCATTGCCTATGCGATCTGGAGCGCTTTGGGAATAGTGCTGATTTCGGTCGTGGGGTTTGTCTATTTTAAGCAGCGCCTCGATCTTCCCGCGGTGATCGGGCTCGGGTTGATCATTACCGGCGTTCTGGTCGTCAACCTCTTTTCGAAATCCATTTCTCATTGA
- a CDS encoding group II truncated hemoglobin: MTEEVITLYRAIGGDLTVRALTQRFYELMDTLPEARRVRAVHPPSLKGSEEKFYEYLTGYLGGPPLYTDKRGHPRLRSRHFVAAIGPVERDEWLFCFRRAMDETIANEKLREIIWPPIERLAFHMQNREQDQP; the protein is encoded by the coding sequence TTGACGGAAGAGGTTATCACGCTTTATCGGGCGATCGGCGGCGACCTCACGGTGCGGGCGCTGACGCAGCGTTTCTACGAACTAATGGACACGCTGCCGGAGGCACGGCGTGTCCGCGCGGTCCATCCGCCGAGTCTTAAAGGTAGCGAGGAGAAATTCTACGAATATCTGACCGGCTACCTCGGCGGCCCGCCGCTCTATACTGACAAACGCGGCCATCCACGGCTTCGCAGCCGCCATTTCGTCGCCGCGATCGGCCCGGTCGAGCGTGACGAATGGCTGTTCTGCTTCCGGCGCGCAATGGACGAGACGATCGCCAACGAGAAGCTGCGTGAGATCATCTGGCCGCCGATCGAACGGCTGGCGTTTCATATGCAGAACAGGGAGCAAGATCAGCCATGA